The Cucurbita pepo subsp. pepo cultivar mu-cu-16 chromosome LG15, ASM280686v2, whole genome shotgun sequence genome contains the following window.
TGAGTTCTTAAGCTGCACACCATAGTAAACAAACATTTACAACAATTCCCATTTCAGCTAATCAACCAATTTCAACACAAACACAGCTTGCTTACCATTATAATCAGAATTCGGACAAAAACAGCGACGAAATCGGTGAAGAGAGTCAATGCGTGCTTCACGTAATCCATATCACCCAGATGTGCCTTCTCAATTATCTCCTGAGTATCAACTACCATGTACCCCACGAACACCAACAGCCCGAAGTACAACTACAGATGCAACAAACAAGCAAACAAACAAGACAGTATCAAGTCAGACCAGACCTACTGCAATTTGCTGATTGCTTCCACTACTTCCAAGCCATGGAAAAGATATAGACAGGAGTATCCATACCTCAAACTTGAAAAGGGCAGTAGAACCACCGAAGATAGAGGAGGCGAAATGTAGCCAGAGTAACATTGATACGCCGGAAGAAAGTAAGCCACCGAGATAAAGGAATTCTCTTCGTCTTGCCAACAAAGCTGCTGCTGAGAAACAACCGAAGGCAACCGCAGTTCCCACAAAAGCGCTCACAAGAACACTGGGAACAACCAAATTTGTGAgtcaatacaaaaataatcaGAAGCAAATATCGATTCCCAAAATCAAGTGAACATTGTATGTGAGCTCCCACATcggtgggggaggagaacgaagcattctttgtaagagtgtggaaggcctaaagaggacaatatctactggcagtggacttgggccgttacatggTTAATGCCCACTGCTGATATATCAATGGTGTACCTACATATaggaattcaaataaataaccaGCCAGATTTGATTTTACCTCGGGTCAATCTCGACAGCCAGATGAATCAAAGGACCAATCGAAGCCCCTTCAAGAAGGGCAGCCCCCAATAAAATAGAGGCCCTCTTTTTCTGAATACAAAAAATGCGtgacacaaaacaaaaattagaatgttagcaacaaaaacaaacagagAGAGAACGCATATATACAAAGAAGACAAATATACAAGGGAGAAAAGAGGTTATAAAACAGCTTACCTCCTCATAAGGAGGGGTGGCCATTAACCATGTGATACATCCAATAGATGCAAGTGTTGTGAGAATACCGCCAATGTTCCAAAGTATATGTAGATAAGCTCCAGCAGCAGATGCCACTAAAGCACAACCAAGAGTGAGGTAAACCTGCAGATTTGACGTACTTAGCATCATTAGTCCCATTTGGTAATAACACATATCGATATAGGTGCATATGTAaacaggaaaagaaaattaaaactagAAAGAATCCAATGAACTAATTGGTTAGGTTCAGCCAAGAAGAACCAGAAGTTTCAACTCTGAGGTAAAAACTGAAAGCCGAAAGGTATATACCATagggagtttttttttatcaattcaACCCAAATCCAATCGAGAATTTCTTCACCCAAACACAATTAAATCTCTGTTCTGAGGATCAAATTCACCCGTAGTCCCATGTTCAATAATTCATGTACCATTTAGATTTCCTCTACCAAAAATACCATTTcgctaatttaaaaaacaagataGTGAATCATCCAATATTGTGGAAAACCCTAgaccaaaattgaaagataatTCATCAAATTCTTGTCTAAACCCATTCAAAATTAACCACCACGCCCATGAAAAGCATAAAACAAGAGCCGAAAATATCAATTAGAAACATCGATTCTGTAAAACTGTATAAATCAAGATCCACGctgaaatatatatagaaaaaaggcaaacaaaacaaatttgtACAGAAACTGACCCGCTGCAGATGAGATTGAACGGCCGGTGAAATCTGCCGGAAGTTCTTGAGGGAATCATAGCTCCAACGGCTTCTGGATCCGGATTGAGAATCGAAGAAAGACGAGAATGCGTCCATGGCGTTGAAAAATTTTCTTAGAGAGTACGTCAAACAAACTGTGCGTAAAACAATCCCTTCACGAACGAGAGATATATAGAAATGAAGTCAAGTTTCTAGATTATTCGGATTCTCTATTTTGCCCCTGttattttaacttaattacaaaaatgggtttttcttttttatttttatatattatacgtagtatatagaaattaaaaaaatggttaaattattgaaaatgtctcaaaagtttatattttgtataaaaaatattcattaatttttatcattttattaaatttttaaactttaaaaaaaaaaattgaaaaatctaTTAGGACatcacatacatacataacatGACATCGTACATCATCGCATATCGTATATAAACACAACGTAACATTATGGCGCATGCTGAAGCTACAAGGTATGCGCCATCATCATACAATTCTTCCAACTCCAACAATAGGATTACTTaccgagtatttcttaaaatactcaagcggTGTGCTACTCttatattttaggtaaaggtaaaGCACCCTTACATGGACGATAGTGATAGGAACGTAGTGTGCCCTGTGTCACGaccatgctcgtccaaggcgtgttgcacATGGTCGCATGCCTaggacaagccaaaccctttatgtctttccatattctagtgttttacttttgtatttctaggaagtataacgtttcagaaatatcatgtctaggcctgccagacatgaaatgcctcagaatgtactatagggggatacgattagttgtcaacttcttcctacctaggttatatatttgtaagtcattgttatttctctcttgcttgcttatataacgtctcttccaaaaatctctctttcgaaaatcttaaaatcgaggccagaggctcgagcatacgtcgcttgacTGTaagcgacgcaagaacgaattggcttaactcacttgtcgttggaaagtgagtgccgcacaatcgcaagtccgctgctatcaaaagtgcgattgtgacaccctAAACCCTTGCATGGATGAGAGTAAGATAGTAGTATACATTATTTTCTGTTATaagtattaaatatatttatcttgaaaaaagaagaaaataaatttattaaatttgatgcattaagtattaaaataactaaatgaTATGAGACAcgctaaataaatatattttttaaatgagttGAATATGGTGTgatattttgttatatttataaatgttttaaataaacgtaataattaatatattatattaaatattgaaatatattattgaaaaatagatATATTATTCGAAATAATAGAGAATTGTCTAGACTTTTCCCTCGAAATTTATGggagattttattattatttattattcgaAGAAAATTTAATGCTAAGTCATAAGCAGGAAGATATTAGGGAGAAAATTCCAGATGTTGGAgagaaagttcaaatcttGTAGACCaagttttaaataaagttcTATATGGTTAAAATAGAGGCCATTGGTTCgatttacatattttattttaatttttaataaaataagatatgaATTCAACTACTACTTACCACTTTACATGTACTGGAATGACCGAGTACAAGAAGCTTGGCTAAGAAGATACAAGAGacctatacattgcatcttcaaagCCTAGCCACTATTTTAAGACTTTAGTCCAAAAATGTTTATAGAATTAGCATGTCAGTTAATATTCAcgcaattttttaaatttataaagatatattaaaaataagtattagcaattttgaatattaataaaacttcttttaaaaaaattaagagtatttttaaattattaagttaaaattttagtaatttgtCCTACATTGTTTACAAAAAGAACAGTAgacataaaaatattagttttaataaaatgaagattttaacaaaaataacacatcataacaaaaatggaaataataaataaataaaacaaaaacacagaTTAATTCTTAATCTCACCGACTGTGAGGGAATGAAATTTATCTCAATCAAACCGACTTAGACGACTGACTTGTTTCACACGCAAACCTTGACTTACTTAGAAGGCTTCAAATGGGGATGCCCaccaaattaagattaaattaaatttaccaaAATTTCACACAcaaatatgtaatttttttttagattaaaaattaaaaaaatattcgtaGCTTCATGACATATATATGACTCACTTTGCCCATAATTCTCGAATAAAAAAAGCACAAATTAAAAGTCGACAATGAACAGGAGAAGGAACCAAGAACATTACATAAGTCCCTATCTTATTTCTCTGCTTAAACAAGCAAAATTACAAGAACAGCCTACCACAATTTACAATATATCCACCACAAAGCGTAGCATTTAGCATTTAGtccctcctcttcttcttcttcttctcattcttCTCTGCAGTGTTCCTTAGCTGCACAATGGTAACCCAATTGGTAATGGAAAAGAAACACCCATTTCATATCAATCAGCCAAAGTAATGTTTATAAGCTTAAGCATTTAGCACCACAACTCACCATTATAATGAGAATTCGGACAAAAACACCGATGAAATCGGTGAACAGGGTCAGTGCATGCTTCACGTAGTCCATATCACCAAGATGTGCCCTCTCAATTATCTCTTGAGTATCAACTACCATGTAGCCCACGAACAGCAAAAGCCCGAAGTACAACTACAAGTAAATGCAGCAAACCAAGTGAAATTGAGGTCAAGTCTTCTACAAGGGGATTATTTCTAACTCCAAATTCAACAGTGATATACGTACCTCAAATTTGAAAACGGCAGTAGAGCCACCGAAAATGGAGGAAGCGAAATGCAACCAGAGTAACATTGATATTCCAGAAGAAAGTAGGCCACCCAGATAGAGGAATTCCCTTCGTCTAGCCAACATGGCTGCAGCTGAGAAACAACCAAAGGCCACCGCAGTTCCCACAAAGGCACTGACCAGAACACTGGAAACAACACCATTTACAAAATCATCACTCCTTTAGAACCAAGAATGTAAAAactgttaggatcgataccagttgttaggatcgcacaacaacgcacacgctcgatctagatgaactcaaagagaaggatagagagaagttgcaaggagaactctggctaaaaggattttttattgatgaattcaggcatgtacaacaagagagtacagagaatagaaaagtacattctCAAAGCTATACCGGACCAGATATATATAGGGTatattttactatatatagctttaccagatttagccatctactatatatagttatttaccatatatagctttaccggatttagctttaccatatatagctttactatatatagctttaccaaatatagctttaccggatataaccgttgaccaagctataaataagtatcaggctccatagcctaacaattctcccacttggagactgatctagtcaaccaagaatttcactctcaaacgaccatgagcatccactgcaccataccaattgaggttttgcacaacctcaatattccaacatcaacacattttgttaacatgtttgctggattctttgcaccctctatcttctcaaaacacatcaccatcttcaactaacctccgagtgaaatggtatcgccttctgtgttttgaatgatagaccgggttcctcgccaacagcatgagtctcaggagtttcttgagtatctgctacaacatcactatgtgaatcttttagcaactcaacctcaactcccacttgcttcacctctggtttctcagcaagagtctcaggagtttcttgagtatccgctacaacatcactctgtgaatctttgagcaactcaacctcaacNNNNNNNNNNNNNNNNNNNNNNNNNNNNNNNNNNNNNNNNNNNNNNNNNNNNNNNNNNNNNNNNNNNNNNNNNNNNNNNNNNNNNNNNNNNNNNNNNNNNNNNNNNNNNNNNNNNNNNNNNNNNNNNNNNNNNNNNNNNNNNNNNNNNNNNNNNNNNNNNNNNNNNNNNNNNNNNNNNNNNNNNNNNNNNNNNNNNNNNNNNNNNNNNNNNNNNNNNNNNNNNNNNNNNNNNNNNNNNNNNNNNNNNNNNNNNNNNNNNNNNNNNNNNNNNNNNNNNNNNNNNNNNNNNNNNNNNNNNNNNNNNNNNNNNNNNNNNNNNNNNNNNNNNNNNNNNNNNNNNNNNNNNNNNNNNNNNNNNNNNNNNNNNNNNNNNNNNNNNNNNNNNNNNNNNNNNNNNNNNNNNNNNNNNNNNNNNNNNNNNNNNNNNNNNNNNNNNNNNNNNNNNNNNNNNNNNNNNNNNNNNNNNNNNNNNNNNNNNNNNNNNNNNNNNNNNNNNNNNNNNNNNNNNNNNNNNNNNNNNNNNNNNNNNNNNNNNNNNNNNNNNNNNNNNNNNNNNNNNNNNNNNNNNNNNNNNNNNNNNNNNNNNNNNNNNNNNNNNNNNNNNNNNNNNNNNNNNNNNNNNNNNNNNNNNNNNNNNNNNNNNNNNNNNNNNNNNNNNNNNNNNNNNtgttaggatcgataccagttgttaggatcgcacaacaacgcacacgctcgatctagatgaacacaaagagaaggatagagagaagttgcaaggagaactctggctaaaaggattttttattgatgacttcaggcatgtacaacaagagagtacagagaatagaaaagtacattctCAAAGCTATACCGGACCAGATATATATAGGGTatattttactatatatagctttaccagatttagccatctactatatatagttatttaccatatatagctttaccggatttagctttaccatatatagctttactatatatagctttaccaaatatagctttaccggatataaccgttgaccaagctataaataagtatcaggctccatagccTAACAAAAACAACCCCAGCCGATTACAGAGACCGAATAACCAGATGAGCAAATCACAAAACTACGGTCAAAGGAATAATAAGAACTATTCACTACTCCAAAAGATGgaataaacaaagaattcaTAGCGTACCTCGAGTCAATCTCAATAGCTAAACCAATCAAAGGACCAATTGAAGCTCCTTCAAGAAGAGCAGCCGCCATTAGAATGGAAATCCTCTTTTTCTGATGACAAATAACAagacataaaacaaaaacatagaTTTTAAGAACATATAATAAACAAACAGAGAAAGCATAAACATAAATTACACATACAACAGTGAGGTAACAAAATGGTTAAAGAAACCTACCTCTTCATAAGGAGGAGTGGCCATTAGCCATGCGATGCTTCCAACACCTGCAAGCGTTGTGAGAATACCGCCAATGTTCCAAAGGATATGCAGATAAGCTCCAGCAGCTGATGCAACTAGAGCACAACCTAGAGTAAGGTAAACCTGCAGATTCGAAATACTTTACAAAATTGATTCTATAGAAAGAGAGAACTCACAGATCAATTGCATGTAACATCCAACAgctcaaaagaaaatggaacaaacggaaaaaaaaaacctatcgAATATAAGAATCCAAGAGACAACACTACGAACCATCAAAAACCGACCGATAAAATACATTCTTACAGAAATCTTCGAACCTAAATCGAAAgtctattaaattcatttcgTTTAAACTCATTCACACAACAACAACCACGTACACGAGAAACGTAAATCGAGAAATCCAAAATCCTAATTTAGAACCATCGTTTCTGGATGAAATCACGACAGANaaaaaaaaaaaaaaaaaaaaaaaagaatagaggAACGGACCATCTGGAGATGAGATTGAACGACCGGCGAAATCTGCCGGAAGTTCTTGAGAGAATCATAGCTCCAACGGTTTCTGGATTCTGCTTGAGaatcaaagaaagatgaaaatgcTTCCATTTGATTGTTTCGAGAACTTACAGAGCAAATACGAACGACGACGAACCGAAATTAAAGAAATCGGGTGTCCATTGAAGAATTATATAAGGATGCAGGCAAGTTTCTAGATTATTCGGATTCCCCATTTTGCCCCTGTTCTTTACAGCTATTTACCAGAAATggttttttttggtattttaattttaaaatatataacatCTATTAATATTGAATATAGTTTACAGAAACTGATAGATTCATCTAgattattccaaaaaaaaaaaaaaaaaaaaaaaactgaatttttccacaaaataaaaatttcgagttggttggattggtgaTCTGAACAAcccatttgtttgtttttttattactaaTATTGGTTATGAAggtgaatatttttaattttaatattaattttaagagtAGATGAggttttataaatttaataaaaataaatttgccAAGGAAAATTCGgttttattatgtaaaaaatgactatatTTATAGCTAGAACCacgataaaaataaaatcgtaAGCAGAATATCatgtcaaaacaaacaatttgtCAGAAAATCATATATATGATTAAATATTGGCATAAGATCATATCAGTGTAACTAAAACAAACATTCCCTCCCTTGCACTGATAAGGCACAACTAAATCTTTTTCAACATTCCCTCACTTAGACTCATGATGGAGTCTTCAGATCAAACGTTAGGATCTTGACAGACACCAAGCAACATGCGTAGCTTCTCTAACACAACTGAGTCAAAGGTTTTGTCATGATATCAGCCACTTGCTTAGTATGACAATTTTGTAATATCATAGTTCCATCTTTACTTAAATCACGGAGGAGTAGAAACGATCATTAATGTGTTTGCTTCGAAATTTAcaatgtaatagcccaaaaataaataaataaataaataaataaaaataattataaagaaagaactaaaataataataataaataaataaataaaaaacaa
Protein-coding sequences here:
- the LOC111811525 gene encoding bax inhibitor 1-like, which codes for MDAFSSFFDSQSGSRSRWSYDSLKNFRQISPAVQSHLQRVYLTLGCALVASAAGAYLHILWNIGGILTTLASIGCITWLMATPPYEEKKRASILLGAALLEGASIGPLIHLAVEIDPSVLVSAFVGTAVAFGCFSAAALLARRREFLYLGGLLSSGVSMLLWLHFASSIFGGSTALFKFELYFGLLVFVGYMVVDTQEIIEKAHLGDMDYVKHALTLFTDFVAVFVRILIIMLKNSAEKNERERKKRRRD
- the LOC111811526 gene encoding bax inhibitor 1-like, yielding MEAFSSFFDSQAESRNRWSYDSLKNFRQISPVVQSHLQMVYLTLGCALVASAAGAYLHILWNIGGILTTLAGVGSIAWLMATPPYEEKKRISILMAAALLEGASIGPLIGLAIEIDSSVLVSAFVGTAVAFGCFSAAAMLARRREFLYLGGLLSSGISMLLWLHFASSIFGGSTAVFKFELYFGLLLFVGYMVVDTQEIIERAHLGDMDYVKHALTLFTDFIGVFVRILIIMLRNTAEKNEKKKKKRRD